CGGCTTTGGCGCGCTGACGCTGTTGCTGCATCGCCACTTCAAATCCAGCCAGATCAACGGGCAGACCATGCTCTTCGGCAATTTCCTGCGTGAGCTCCAGCGGAAATCCGTAGGTGTCATAGAGCTCGAAGGCCTGGGCCCCGCTGATCTGCTTGGGCTGAGCTGCCAGCACATCCGCAAGCAGTTTCTCTCCCCGTTCCAGGGTCTCCAGGAACCGGGCTTCCTCGCGTTGCAGTTCCGCCAGGATCACCTCCTTGCGCTCAATCAACTGAGGATGCACCGCCTGCATCAGTGCAATGGCCGCCTCACCCATGGTCTTGAGGAACGGCTTGTCGATGCCCAGCAAACGTCCATGCCGCACCACCCGACGCAGCAACCGGCGAAGGATGTAGCCGCGGCCCAGATTGCTTGCCGTGACTCCATCGCTGATCAATTGCGTCACGGCGCGACTGTGATCGCCGATCACCTTCAGCGACGTCTGACGCTTGTCATCCAGCGTTTGATAGTCGACATGAGCCAGATCAGCCGCCGCTTTGATCAGAGGAAAAATCAGATCGGTTTCGTAGTTATTGGGAACCTTCTGCAATATCTGAGCCATACGCTCAAGACCCATCCCCGTATCGATGTTGCGATTCGCCAGCGGTGTGAGAGTGCCCTCCGCATCGCGATTCGACTGCATGAAAACGAGGTTGTAAAACTCGATGAAACGGTCGTCGTCTTCAAGGTCAATTCCTTCGTCACCGAGTTCTGGCTTGAAGTCGTAATAGATCTCCGAGCAAGGACCACAGGGTCCTGTTGGGCCTGAAGCCCAGAAGTTGTCGGCTTCATCCATGCGGATGATCCGCTTTGGATTGACACCGACAACATCACGCCAGATCTGCTCGGCTTCATCATCTTCTCGGAAGACGCTCACCACCAGATTCTTCGGATCTAAGCCGTAGACGACTGTGCTCAGCTCCCAGGCCCACTCAATCGCCTGTTGCTTGAAATAGTCCCCGAAAGAAAAATTGCCCAGCATCTCGAAGAAAGTGTGGTGCCGGGCGGTGCGACCCACGTTTTCGATGTCGTTGGTGCGAATGCACTTCTGGCTGCTGGTCGCACAGGGGGCAGGCCGTTGCTGCTGTCCGAGAAAGATCGGCTTGAACGGCAACATTCCTGCGATCGTGAGCAGAACCGTGGGGTCCTCGGGCACGAGTGATGCACTGGGCATCCGCCGATGACCACGCTGCTCATAGAACGCGAGGAACGCTTCACGGATCTCCGCACCAGTGCGGGGACCAGCTGCTTCGTTTCGCGACGATCGTGCAACAGCCATGGCGGATTCGGGCTTGAACAGCAGGTCCTCCCGCCATGATCGCCTTTGAGCTGCCACCAACGTTGGCCGATAGCACCGCCGAGCAGAGTCGCGCAGCGTTGAGACTGCGCTCCCTGAGCTGGGCCCTGATCGCAGGATTCGCGGCAGGGCTGCTCAGCCTTCCCTTCGGAGTGGATCAGACGGTGCGATCCACCGGATGCGGACTGTTCTACGGACTGCTGGCATTCCATCTTGTCCGTGTGGATCCTGAGGACTCACACCTCCAGGCTGGGCTGGTGGGGGCCGTCTGCGGGATACGCAGTTTGGGCATGTGCTTGCCAGCCCCTTGGGCAGATGCTGATTCCCTGGCATCATTAGGGAAGGATCTCGTTCTGGGGTGGTTGCCGTTGATCGGCAGTTCGCTCTTGTTACACGGAACCCAACGCATGTTGTCTGCGTCGCGGCCATGAGCCTGCTGCACGCCACCTGGCTTCCGGCCATTCGTACTCCCAGCAGCTCCGGTCGAGCTGCTCTACTCGTGTGGGCTGACACCTGGCGTGTGGCCGAGCCGATGGGACCAGGCGCCACCCCAGCAATTCATCCCTTCGCCCTCAGCCCCGAGGAGCTTCGGGCCCTGCTCACGGCTCGTGACCTGCTGCCGGATGGAATCATCGACGCCACGGCCTGTCTCACACTGCCCAGTCGCAGCGTCAAAGCGAAACGCAAACGCTCTGCCCCAGCCGAAACGCCCTCCGAGGACGATCCGCCGTGGTGCGGTCTACCGCTCCAAGCCGGTGAACCGATTCCAAAAACCACTGAATGGTGGCCCTGGCAGGTTCAGGGCCTGGCCATCGAACCAATGGCCGCCACCGAGTGGCTGGCCAAGCTGCCGCTTTCAGGTCGTCATCCGGATCTGGCTGATGAGCTGCGCTGGTGGAGCCACATGCAGCGCTGGGCCCTGAGCCTGGTGGCACGAGGTCGTTGGCTGCCCCAGGTGGAACTGAGCAAAGGAGAGGGCTACCCCCACCGAGCTCGCTGGGTGCCCCTGCTCAATCGAGAGGAAGACCGTCGCCGCCTGGAGGATCTGGCAGCAGGCCTGCCCCTAGTTGCCACCTGCGCCCTGCCCTGGCGTGAACCGACCGGCCGACGCAGCAACCGAATGACACGGCTGCGTCCGGAGGCGATGCGAGCGGCCAATCCCGTGGCCTGCTGTCGACCCCGCAGCGGCCGACTGCGCGTGGCCACCCTGCTGGAAGACCTGCTGGATGCTCAACTGCGCAAAGGTTTCAGCCCTGATCAGGACGGCCTGGACCCACTGCTCTACGCCTGGGAAGACGCTCTCAGCTCAGAAACCGGCGTGATCAACCTCAATGATGAGGATGCCGAGCGTCTGGCCACCGCAAGCCACCACTGGCGAGAGGGCGTGGCCGGCAATGTCGCTCCAGCACGAGCCTGCCTTGAACTGGCCACGCCGTCCGAGGGTGAGGAACTCTGGCCCCTGCGCTTCTTCCTGCAGGCGGAGTCGGACCCCACACTGAAACTTCCGGCCAGTGCTGCATGGGCTGCAGGCCCCCGGGGTCTTCAGCTGGGAGAGATTCCCGTGGAGCATCCGAGCGAAGTGCTTCTGGAAGGCATGGGCCGGGCTTTGACGGTGTTCGCACCGATCGAGCGGGGCCTAGAAAGCGCAACACCGGAAGCGATGCAGCTCACCCCTGCCGAAGCCTTCGTGTTGGTGCGCACGGCAGCACGCCAACTTCGTGATGTGGGAGTGGGAGTCGATCTGCCGCCGAGCCTTTCAGGTGGGCTGGCCAGCCGACTGGGGTTGGCGATCAAAGCGGAACTCCTCGAACGTTCGCGCGGCTTCACCCTGGGTGAGAGCCTCGACTGGAGCTGGGAACTGATGATCGGCGGCGTGACGCTCACCCTGCGCGAACTGGAACGTCTGAGTGGTAAGCGCAGCCCGCTGGTGCGTCACAAGGGAGCATGGATCGAACTTCGGCCCAATGACCTCAAGAACGCTGAACGCTTCTGCAGCGCCAATCCAGAGCTCAGCCTCGACGATGCCCTACGGCTGACCGCCACCGAGGGCGACACGCTGATGCGTCTGCCCGTGCACGCCTTCGATGCCGGACCCCGGCTTCAGGGGGTCCTTGAGCAGTACCACCAGCAGAAATCACCGGATCCACTGCCAGCACCTGAAGGTTTCTGTGGGCAACTACGGCCTTATCAGGAACGTGGGCTGGGCTGGCTCGCCTTCCTGCACCGATTCGACCAGGGTGCCTGTCTGGCCGATGACATGGGGCTGGGCAAAACAATCCAGCTCCTCGCCTTCCTGCAACACCTCAAGGTGGAACAGGAACTGAAAAAACCAGTGCTGCTGGTGCCCCCCACATCAGTGCTGACCAACTGGAAACGGGAGGCAGCAGCCTTCACGCCTGAGCTCAATGTGCATGAGCACTACGGCCCCAAACGGCCCACCACTCTGGCTGCTCTTAAAAAAACTCTGAAGGATGTTGACCTGGTTCTCACCAGTTATGGACTGGTGCAGCGGGACATTGAGCTGCTGGAGAGTTTCGACTGGCAGGGAACGGTGATCGACGAGGCGCAGGCCATCAAGAATCCCTCTGCCAAACAGAGCCAAGCCACGCGCGATCTGGCCCGCACCCACAAGGGCACCCGCTTCCGCATCGCCCTCACCGGTACGCCGGTGGAGAACAGGGTGAGTGAATTGTGGGCACTGATGGATTTCCTCAACCCCAGAGTTCTGGGTGAGGAGGAATTCTTCCGCCAGCGCTATCGAATGCCAATCGAGCGCTACGGCGACATGTCATCTCTGCGTGATCTCAAGTCGCGGGTGGGACCCTTCATCCTCAGGCGCTTGAAGACCGACAAGGCGATCATCTCTGATCTGCCGGAGAAGGTGGAACTCAGCGAATGGGTCGGGCTCAGCAAGGAACAGAAATCTCTCTATGCCAAGACTGTCGAGGACACCCTTGACGCCATCGCCCGTGCTCCGAGGGGTAAACGCCACGGACAGGTCCTGGGACTGCTGACCCGCCTCAAACAGATCTGCAACCATCCCGCCCTCGCTCTGAAGGAGAAGGACGCCAGCGAGGATTTCCTGCAGCGTTCCGCAAAGCTGCAACGGCTCGAAGAGATCCTGGAGGAAGTGATCGAGGCCGGCGACCGCGCTCTGCTCTTTACCCAGTTTGCGGAATGGGGAACGTTGCTGAGGGAGTATCTGCAACGTCGCTGGCGCAGCGAGGTGCCCTTCCTCAGCGGCAGCACCAGCAAAACGGAGCGGCAGGCCATGGTCGATCGCTTTCAGGAAGATCCCCGCGGACCACAGCTATTCCTGCTCTCACTCAAGGCCGGTGGCGTGGGCCTCAACCTCACCCGTGCAAGCC
Above is a window of Synechococcus sp. BIOS-U3-1 DNA encoding:
- a CDS encoding DEAD/DEAH box helicase, giving the protein MSLLHATWLPAIRTPSSSGRAALLVWADTWRVAEPMGPGATPAIHPFALSPEELRALLTARDLLPDGIIDATACLTLPSRSVKAKRKRSAPAETPSEDDPPWCGLPLQAGEPIPKTTEWWPWQVQGLAIEPMAATEWLAKLPLSGRHPDLADELRWWSHMQRWALSLVARGRWLPQVELSKGEGYPHRARWVPLLNREEDRRRLEDLAAGLPLVATCALPWREPTGRRSNRMTRLRPEAMRAANPVACCRPRSGRLRVATLLEDLLDAQLRKGFSPDQDGLDPLLYAWEDALSSETGVINLNDEDAERLATASHHWREGVAGNVAPARACLELATPSEGEELWPLRFFLQAESDPTLKLPASAAWAAGPRGLQLGEIPVEHPSEVLLEGMGRALTVFAPIERGLESATPEAMQLTPAEAFVLVRTAARQLRDVGVGVDLPPSLSGGLASRLGLAIKAELLERSRGFTLGESLDWSWELMIGGVTLTLRELERLSGKRSPLVRHKGAWIELRPNDLKNAERFCSANPELSLDDALRLTATEGDTLMRLPVHAFDAGPRLQGVLEQYHQQKSPDPLPAPEGFCGQLRPYQERGLGWLAFLHRFDQGACLADDMGLGKTIQLLAFLQHLKVEQELKKPVLLVPPTSVLTNWKREAAAFTPELNVHEHYGPKRPTTLAALKKTLKDVDLVLTSYGLVQRDIELLESFDWQGTVIDEAQAIKNPSAKQSQATRDLARTHKGTRFRIALTGTPVENRVSELWALMDFLNPRVLGEEEFFRQRYRMPIERYGDMSSLRDLKSRVGPFILRRLKTDKAIISDLPEKVELSEWVGLSKEQKSLYAKTVEDTLDAIARAPRGKRHGQVLGLLTRLKQICNHPALALKEKDASEDFLQRSAKLQRLEEILEEVIEAGDRALLFTQFAEWGTLLREYLQRRWRSEVPFLSGSTSKTERQAMVDRFQEDPRGPQLFLLSLKAGGVGLNLTRASHVFHIDRWWNPAVENQATDRAYRIGQTNRVMVHKFITSGSVEEKIDRMIREKSRLAEDIVGSGEEWLGGLEMGQLKELVSLEDNPS